One Mauremys reevesii isolate NIE-2019 unplaced genomic scaffold, ASM1616193v1 Contig69, whole genome shotgun sequence genomic region harbors:
- the LOC120394586 gene encoding olfactory receptor 52E2-like has protein sequence MSDSNTTDFTNPSTFILLGIPGLETVHVWISIPFCTMYAIAILGNFTILFIVKMEPSLHRPMYYFLCMLAVTDLVLSTAAVPKMLSNFWFNSREIDFSACLTQMYFTLSLSVTQSGIFMAMALDRYVAICDPLRHSSILTNPVVAKIGLAVVLRSAMVVLPFPLLARQWPYCRTNIIPEPYCAHIAVVKLACADTRVSSYYGLFVLFCVMGLDVIFIALSYTQILRAIFRLPTKDARLKTLGTCGSHLSVSLAFYIPGLLSSLMYRFGQNVAVHFHVLIANMCILLPPMLNPIIYGVRTKQIRDRLLRLFTHKGA, from the coding sequence atgtcagattccaacacaaccgatttcaccaacccctccaccttcatcctgctgggcattcctggcctggagacggtccatgtctggatctccatccccttctgcaccatgtacgccatagccatcttggggaacttcaccatcctatTCATCGTGAAGATGGAGCCAAGCCTCCAtaggcccatgtactatttcctctgcatgctggctgtcactgacctggtcctgtccacgGCCGCTGTGCCCAAAATGCTGAGTaacttctggttcaattccagggagatcgatttcagtgcctgcctcacccagatgtactttacTCTCAGCTTGTCAGTGACTCAGTCTGGGATCTTCATGGCCATGGCTttggatcgctatgtggccatctgtgatcccctgagacattcctcTATCCTGACAAACCCCGTGGTGGCCAAGATTGGCCTGGCTGTGGTGCTGCGCAGCGCCATGGTCGTACTGCCCTTTCCCTTGCTGGcgaggcagtggccatattgcagaaccaacatcattccCGAGCCGTACTGCGCACACATagccgtggtgaagctggcctgcgccgacaCCCGCGTCAGTAGTTACTACGGCCTCTTTGTGCTATTCTGTGTGATGGGTCTGGATGTGATTTTTATTGCCttgtcctatacccagatcctcagggccatcttcaggctccccacaaaagacgcccggctcaagactttggggacctgcggctcccacctTTCTGTCAGtttagccttttacatcccaggtctcctctcctccctcatgTACCGGTTTGGGCAGAATGTGGCCGTACATTTCCATGTACTTATTGCCAACATGTGCATCTTGCTCCCCCCCATGctgaaccccatcatctacggggtgaggaccaaacagatccgggacaggctgctccggctctttactcataaaggggCCTAa
- the LOC120394594 gene encoding olfactory receptor 51E1-like, producing the protein MSDSNTTDFTNPSTFILLGIPGLEEARVWISIPFCAGYIIAVLGNFTILFIVKREPSLHVPMYYFLCMLAVTDLVLSTSTLPKMLSIFWFNSREISFSACLTQMYFVHSLSGMESGILVAMALDRYVAICHPLRHSTTLTNSVVAKIGLAVVLRSGILALPYPFLARQWPYCRTNIIPHSYCGHMAVVNLACADIRLNSYYGLFDLLSVIGMDAFFIAVSYTLILRAIFRLPTKDAQLKTFRTCISHLCAISALYIPDLFSSLMLRFGHNVPLYVLILINCVYHLVPPVLHPIIYGVRTKQIRGRLLQLFTHKKI; encoded by the coding sequence ATGTCAGATTCTaacacaaccgacttcaccaacccctccaccttcatcctgctgggcattcctggcctggaggaagcccgtgtctggatctccatccccttctgtgctGGGTACATCATAGCCgtgttggggaacttcaccatcctgttcatcgtgaagagggagccgagcctccatgtgcccatgtactatttcctctgcatgctggctgtcactgacctggtcctgtctacatccaccctgcccaaaatgctgagcatcttctggttcaattccagggagatcagtttcagtgcctgcctcacccagatgtactttgtTCACTCCCTCTCAGGgatggagtctggaatcctcgtggccatggctctggatcgctatgtggccatctgccatcccctgagacattccacgaccctgacaaactctgttgtggccaagataggcctggccgtggtgctgcgcagTGGCATACTCGCAttaccctatcccttcctggcgagacagtggccatattgcagaaccaacatcatcccccactccTACTGTGGGCATATGGCTGTGGTGAACCTGGCCTGCGCTGACATCCGCCTCAATAGTTACTATGGCCTGTTTGATCTTCTCTCTGTAATTGGAATGGATGCATTTTTTATCGCCGTGTCCTATACTCTGATCCTCCGGGCCATCTtccgcctccccacaaaggatgcccaGCTCAAAACTTTTAggacctgcatctctcatctttgtgccattTCAGCTTTGTATATCCCAGATTTATTCTCCTCTCTCATGCTGCGGTTTGGTCACAATGTACCACTGTATGTCCTCATTCTCATTAACTGTGTATACCACCTCGTTCCCCCAGTGCTGCACCCCATCAtttatggggtgaggaccaaacagatccggggcaggctgctccagctctttactcataaaaaGATCTAA